A portion of the Wolbachia endosymbiont of Oedothorax gibbosus genome contains these proteins:
- the recO gene encoding DNA repair protein RecO, with amino-acid sequence MRWKDEGIIIAAKKYGDKNLILSLFTKNHGKRKGLTKLTNNSNYKFQISNLLHAEWSAKLPENLGFFKCELIESPFHHFFQDRLKSITIVSFSSILEKVLPESEPCVVLYDNFRYFIDIIKHNNELWQGHYLNLELLLLTQLGFKLDLSKCAVTGVKENLQFISPKTGRAVSKKVGDYYADKLLPFPQMLHDVYNNNLQNSYSFQEFQLGLKVTGYFLNKYLFLQLDMKFPELRNLMLSL; translated from the coding sequence ATGAGATGGAAAGATGAAGGCATCATTATAGCTGCTAAAAAATACGGCGATAAAAACTTAATTCTTTCTCTATTTACAAAAAATCATGGAAAGCGCAAGGGATTAACTAAGCTAACAAACAATAGCAATTATAAGTTTCAGATAAGTAATCTATTACATGCAGAATGGAGTGCTAAATTACCTGAAAATCTAGGTTTTTTTAAGTGCGAATTAATTGAGTCTCCATTCCATCATTTCTTTCAAGATAGGTTAAAAAGCATTACTATTGTTTCTTTCTCCTCTATTTTAGAAAAAGTGCTTCCAGAGAGTGAACCTTGTGTTGTACTGTATGATAACTTTCGATATTTCATCGATATAATTAAGCACAATAATGAACTTTGGCAAGGCCATTACCTCAACTTAGAGCTTCTGCTTCTTACGCAATTGGGGTTTAAGTTAGACTTATCCAAATGCGCTGTAACAGGTGTTAAGGAAAATTTACAATTTATTTCTCCAAAAACTGGTAGAGCAGTGTCAAAAAAAGTAGGAGATTATTATGCAGATAAACTCCTACCTTTTCCACAAATGTTACATGATGTATACAATAATAACCTACAAAACAGCTACTCATTCCAAGAATTTCAGTTAGGACTGAAAGTTACAGGATATTTTTTAAATAAGTATCTATTTTTGCAGCTAGACATGAAATTTCCAGAGCTGAGAAACCTCATGTTATCGCTTTAA
- a CDS encoding porin has translation MKLRYYLVALLSLLFSQNSASSRTILDKEILYVELDGKIDLRFGYAFNRDSFNAKAKDKTSSYSYLRFLYLQQVYPSTQMGFNVKVGVSGIENLKALDREKLDMEEGYFIIKNQGLGSIEYGKRSLVSQSMLINTSKIYAAAGGVNGHWTNYANLRGDHKKDGDPGYDQDEVFWVKPNIYSDYNELELGLKQSSINYISPEIYNFQLGFSYVPGKNNLQYSNLIAAGLSYKNSLSDDIGFTTALTGEFARENLTGCLNGTSKNYECRNQLLHWNFGLKLKLFDLDCIFSYGNGGESGERRNPEINNTYYMNAGIAYHSDSYKSSLTYFSSGRNIAGRGTNELTSYALSLEYSFFMGTSYYFDIVKFSTKEPKIENNNSGYVLLAGLKLSL, from the coding sequence ATGAAGTTAAGATACTACCTGGTAGCACTTCTTTCGTTATTATTTTCACAGAATAGTGCTAGCTCTAGAACAATTCTGGATAAGGAAATACTTTATGTAGAGCTAGACGGAAAAATAGATTTGAGATTCGGCTACGCCTTCAACAGAGATTCTTTCAATGCTAAGGCTAAGGATAAAACTTCAAGTTATTCATACTTGCGCTTTCTTTATCTACAGCAAGTTTATCCAAGTACTCAAATGGGGTTTAATGTTAAGGTAGGAGTTTCTGGTATTGAAAACCTAAAAGCGTTAGACAGAGAAAAGTTAGACATGGAGGAAGGGTATTTCATCATTAAAAATCAGGGACTTGGATCAATTGAATATGGTAAAAGAAGTTTAGTTAGTCAGAGCATGTTAATTAACACTTCAAAAATTTATGCAGCTGCTGGAGGAGTAAATGGTCATTGGACAAACTATGCAAATTTGCGCGGTGATCATAAAAAAGATGGTGACCCTGGATATGATCAAGACGAGGTGTTCTGGGTCAAGCCCAATATTTATAGCGATTATAATGAGCTCGAACTAGGGTTAAAACAATCATCAATTAACTACATCTCCCCTGAAATCTATAACTTTCAACTCGGATTCAGTTATGTTCCAGGAAAAAATAACTTACAGTACAGCAATTTAATTGCTGCTGGCCTTTCCTATAAAAACAGCTTGTCAGATGATATAGGTTTTACTACTGCCTTAACTGGTGAATTTGCAAGAGAAAATTTAACTGGTTGCTTAAATGGAACTTCTAAAAATTATGAATGCCGTAATCAATTACTACACTGGAATTTTGGTTTGAAGCTAAAATTGTTCGATCTTGATTGCATTTTTTCGTATGGTAATGGTGGTGAATCTGGTGAGAGGCGTAATCCTGAAATAAATAATACGTATTATATGAATGCAGGTATCGCTTACCATTCTGATTCTTACAAATCGAGCTTAACATATTTTAGTAGTGGCAGGAATATTGCAGGCAGAGGTACAAACGAGTTAACATCATATGCTTTAAGTCTTGAATATTCATTTTTTATGGGCACCTCATACTATTTCGATATTGTAAAATTTAGTACAAAAGAGCCTAAAATAGAAAATAACAACTCCGGTTACGTGCTCTTGGCTGGGTTGAAATTAAGTCTTTAA
- a CDS encoding enoyl-ACP reductase, with product MTTSLLQGKKGLITGIINKRSIAYGIAKTLSEHGAELAITYQNEIIKEKLSPIADELNVELILHCDVSNEKIIDNAFEIIEKKWGTLDFLVHAIAFSDKNELDGKYVNTSLDNFLNAMHISCYSFTALAQRAEKMMSGGGSLLTLSYYGAEKVMPNYNVMGLCKAALEASVKYIACDLGPQNIRVNAISAGPIRTLASSGISDFHSISEWNRNNSPLRRNVTIEDVGKAALYLLSDLSSGTTGEILHVDSGYNVVGMKVVD from the coding sequence ATGACGACAAGTCTATTACAAGGCAAAAAGGGATTAATAACCGGAATAATAAATAAGAGATCAATAGCATACGGTATAGCAAAAACTCTCTCAGAGCACGGAGCAGAACTTGCAATCACCTACCAGAATGAAATAATAAAAGAAAAACTATCACCAATAGCAGATGAACTAAATGTGGAGCTAATATTACACTGCGACGTTTCAAATGAAAAAATCATAGATAACGCTTTCGAAATAATAGAGAAAAAATGGGGTACTCTTGACTTTTTGGTGCATGCAATAGCATTCTCCGATAAAAATGAGTTAGATGGTAAATATGTCAATACTTCACTGGATAACTTCCTCAATGCAATGCATATATCGTGCTATTCTTTTACTGCTTTAGCGCAAAGGGCTGAAAAAATGATGTCAGGTGGTGGTAGTTTACTTACTTTATCTTATTATGGCGCTGAAAAAGTTATGCCAAATTATAACGTTATGGGTTTATGTAAAGCAGCACTTGAAGCAAGTGTAAAATATATAGCATGTGATCTCGGGCCACAAAATATCAGAGTAAATGCAATTTCCGCTGGTCCAATCAGAACTTTAGCATCTTCTGGAATAAGCGATTTTCACTCCATATCAGAATGGAATAGAAATAATTCTCCGCTTAGACGCAATGTTACAATAGAGGATGTTGGCAAGGCAGCGTTATACTTATTAAGCGACTTAAGTAGTGGCACTACTGGAGAAATTTTGCACGTTGATTCAGGATATAACGTTGTAGGAATGAAGGTAGTTGACTGA
- a CDS encoding Rpn family recombination-promoting nuclease/putative transposase, producing the protein MAISKFLDPKNDVAFRRIFSTEKNKDILIHFLNDILGFTGKDEIKEIEFLSTIQDAEIASKKQSIVDVLCRDENGVQVIVEMQVAKTKGFEKRAQYYAAKAYSRQADKGDQYEDLKEIIFIAIADCILFPDKSEYKSKHTIRDEDTNEHDLKDFYFTFIELPKFPKTKEDQLESIVEKWIYFFKYADETSEKELEKIIGSDLIIKKAYEELNRFNWSEKEFIAYEQEIKRIRDEKAVLAQKLDDAREEGREEGRKAREIEMAKAMLANNIDVNTIVKFTGLSISEIEELSGNL; encoded by the coding sequence ATGGCTATTTCAAAATTTCTCGACCCCAAGAATGATGTAGCCTTTCGTCGTATCTTTAGTACTGAAAAGAATAAAGACATTCTCATCCACTTTCTCAATGATATCCTTGGCTTCACTGGTAAAGATGAAATAAAAGAGATAGAATTCCTCAGCACTATTCAAGATGCTGAAATTGCCTCCAAAAAACAAAGCATCGTTGATGTACTCTGCAGGGATGAAAATGGGGTGCAAGTAATAGTCGAAATGCAAGTCGCAAAAACCAAAGGCTTTGAAAAACGCGCTCAATATTACGCTGCTAAAGCTTACTCAAGGCAAGCTGATAAAGGTGATCAATATGAGGACCTTAAAGAAATTATCTTTATTGCTATAGCAGATTGTATCCTGTTTCCGGATAAGTCTGAGTACAAGTCAAAGCACACTATTCGTGATGAAGATACTAATGAACACGATCTAAAAGATTTCTACTTTACATTTATTGAATTGCCGAAATTTCCCAAAACTAAGGAAGACCAATTAGAGAGTATAGTTGAAAAATGGATCTACTTTTTCAAGTATGCCGATGAAACTAGCGAAAAGGAATTGGAAAAAATAATAGGAAGTGATTTAATAATCAAAAAAGCATATGAAGAGCTAAACAGATTTAATTGGTCAGAAAAAGAATTTATAGCCTATGAACAAGAAATAAAGCGTATTCGTGATGAAAAGGCTGTCCTCGCTCAAAAACTTGATGATGCTAGAGAGGAAGGTAGAGAGGAAGGTAGAAAGGCAAGAGAGATTGAAATGGCAAAGGCAATGCTGGCTAATAATATTGATGTCAACACTATTGTCAAGTTTACTGGTCTTTCTATTAGTGAGATTGAAGAATTAAGTGGAAACTTGTGA
- the secD gene encoding protein translocase subunit SecD produces MYNRLIVKSFSVLCICLLALYITLPNFFDNKLFISKKRINLGLDLKGGASLLLNIDLDFYFKEKLGMLAGEIKETLLTKNIESTVQDSVVTLNNIDDYKKASVLINAINPNLELNRRDSSILISYKSHYKNSLISEVVAESINNVQRRLDKLGTKEVSVQKQGQNKILVQVPGVEDTKQIKSLLGKTAKLAFHLANTNIAKVQDIDHETTVMLKDSLGNSYPIFRKTEIGGDSLVNASVRFSNLGKPTVHFKFDSIASKRFAKITKENVGKPFAIVLDNTVLTVPTIREPILNGEGEISGNFTEKQASELAILLKSGALPAPLKIIEEKNIGPSLGEESIKAGEMAATISIIAVALFIIITYGKLGVLASVALFSNVILILSILTLLEATLTLPGIAGIALTVGMAVDANVLIFERIREEIKSGKRVERAIEEGFKNAIKTILDSNITTLIAAGIMFIIGSGAIRGFSVTLSIGILCSMFSAITVTKLLIELCMNPKELAL; encoded by the coding sequence ATGTACAACAGGCTTATAGTCAAATCTTTTTCAGTATTATGCATCTGTTTACTTGCTTTATACATAACACTGCCAAATTTCTTTGATAATAAGCTTTTTATTTCGAAAAAAAGAATAAACTTAGGTCTTGACCTGAAAGGAGGGGCATCTTTGCTTCTAAACATAGACTTAGACTTCTATTTTAAGGAAAAGCTAGGCATGTTAGCAGGTGAGATAAAAGAGACATTGCTAACAAAAAATATTGAATCTACCGTACAAGATAGCGTTGTAACTTTAAATAATATTGATGATTATAAAAAAGCATCTGTGTTGATCAATGCAATAAATCCAAATTTAGAGCTAAATAGAAGAGATTCTTCAATTCTCATTTCGTATAAATCCCATTATAAAAATTCTTTGATCAGTGAAGTAGTTGCAGAATCAATAAACAATGTCCAGCGCCGTTTGGACAAACTTGGCACAAAGGAAGTCAGCGTTCAAAAACAAGGGCAGAATAAAATATTAGTGCAGGTACCTGGAGTAGAAGACACCAAGCAGATAAAATCTTTGCTTGGCAAAACTGCTAAGCTAGCTTTTCATTTGGCAAACACTAACATAGCCAAGGTGCAGGATATAGATCACGAAACTACTGTCATGCTCAAGGATTCTTTAGGCAATTCTTATCCGATATTCCGCAAAACTGAAATAGGTGGCGATTCGTTGGTTAACGCATCAGTTAGATTCAGCAATTTAGGTAAACCGACAGTGCATTTTAAATTTGACAGTATAGCGAGTAAAAGATTCGCGAAAATCACTAAAGAAAATGTAGGAAAGCCTTTTGCAATTGTTCTGGATAACACAGTTTTAACAGTACCTACAATACGTGAGCCAATTTTAAATGGAGAGGGAGAAATTAGCGGTAATTTCACTGAAAAACAAGCAAGCGAACTTGCAATACTTTTAAAATCTGGAGCACTGCCAGCACCACTTAAAATAATTGAAGAAAAAAACATTGGCCCAAGTCTTGGAGAAGAATCAATAAAGGCAGGGGAAATGGCAGCAACAATCTCTATTATAGCCGTGGCTTTATTTATAATCATCACTTACGGCAAATTAGGTGTATTGGCCTCTGTTGCGCTTTTTTCTAATGTAATTCTTATATTATCAATTCTCACTCTGCTTGAAGCAACTCTAACTTTACCTGGAATTGCCGGTATTGCACTCACTGTCGGTATGGCAGTGGATGCAAATGTTCTCATATTTGAACGCATTCGCGAGGAAATCAAATCTGGCAAGAGAGTGGAACGTGCTATTGAAGAAGGGTTTAAAAACGCTATAAAGACAATACTGGATTCAAATATCACAACACTCATTGCTGCAGGAATAATGTTCATTATTGGCAGTGGAGCAATAAGAGGCTTTTCTGTCACTCTATCAATAGGAATTTTATGTTCGATGTTTTCTGCAATCACAGTCACAAAACTCCTGATAGAGTTGTGTATGAACCCGAAGGAACTAGCGCTTTGA
- the hemC gene encoding hydroxymethylbilane synthase: MLIRIGTRGSKLAVAQALEAKQKLLDSFPNLSIEIVKIKTSGDKYANANLAEIGGKGLFIKEIEAELLENNIDMAVHSLKDVPAFFSGGLTISCVLERLSPCDAFISHKHNSLESLPQQATIATSSIRRKVQLLNFRPDLNIVPLRGNVTTRLQNQSFDGIILAEAGLIRLEKHHLITEVLPPKVMLSAVGQGAICIQCRRNDVKIIDLLEKINNNMSFIRVKSERSFMKTVNGSCFTPLAALAEYVSENMLHLRCMLADGKNIYFTERTSFIEDAEKMGMDAGLELKSKCL, encoded by the coding sequence ATGTTAATTAGAATAGGCACCAGAGGAAGTAAGCTTGCAGTTGCCCAGGCTTTGGAAGCAAAACAAAAGTTGCTGGATTCTTTTCCTAACTTATCTATTGAAATTGTTAAGATAAAAACTTCTGGAGATAAGTATGCAAACGCAAATCTTGCTGAAATAGGAGGCAAAGGATTATTCATTAAAGAAATTGAGGCTGAATTGCTCGAAAATAATATAGACATGGCAGTTCACTCGCTAAAGGATGTGCCTGCATTTTTCTCAGGGGGTTTAACAATTTCTTGTGTTTTAGAAAGGCTAAGTCCATGCGATGCGTTTATTTCTCATAAACACAATAGCCTTGAGTCTTTGCCACAGCAGGCTACTATTGCCACTTCTTCAATAAGAAGAAAAGTTCAGTTGTTAAATTTTAGACCAGATTTAAATATAGTACCACTACGTGGAAATGTAACAACTAGATTGCAAAATCAAAGTTTTGATGGAATAATTCTAGCTGAAGCAGGACTCATAAGATTAGAAAAACATCACTTAATTACAGAGGTATTGCCACCAAAAGTTATGTTAAGTGCAGTGGGGCAGGGGGCGATTTGTATTCAATGTAGAAGGAATGATGTAAAAATTATCGATCTTTTAGAGAAAATTAATAATAATATGTCTTTTATAAGAGTGAAATCAGAGCGCAGTTTTATGAAAACAGTGAATGGTTCATGCTTTACACCGCTTGCAGCTTTGGCTGAATATGTGAGCGAAAATATGCTACACCTTCGTTGTATGTTGGCAGATGGAAAAAATATATACTTCACTGAGCGCACTTCATTTATAGAAGATGCGGAGAAAATGGGTATGGATGCAGGGTTAGAGTTGAAATCAAAATGCTTATAA
- the murB gene encoding UDP-N-acetylmuramate dehydrogenase, with protein MLISLPKVRGIYRYDVLMSKATWLNVGGRADVLFKPCDIEDLTCLIKNTELPVSVIGATSNIIVRDSGIRGITVKLGKEFAYIKSKGNNSIVAGGAALLSNLAYFAGEQQISGLEFLVGIPGTVGGGIEMNAGAYGSDIASVVQSIKAVNLEDGNLYEFSSKEMGYFYRGHSLKGNWIFVEAEFKGVNSEYEIILSRLKEIVERKNKSQPTRGKTAGCIFKNPKNYRAWELIDKSGCLGLNIGGARISQKHCNFLLNYDNATASDLENLGNRVKDAVKDKFNIELEWEIRVLGCY; from the coding sequence ATGCTTATAAGCTTACCTAAAGTACGTGGAATCTATCGTTATGACGTCTTAATGTCTAAAGCGACGTGGTTAAATGTCGGTGGACGAGCTGATGTGTTATTTAAACCATGTGATATTGAAGATTTAACATGCTTGATTAAAAATACTGAACTGCCAGTTAGCGTTATTGGCGCAACATCCAACATAATAGTGCGAGATAGTGGCATTCGAGGAATAACAGTAAAATTGGGTAAGGAGTTTGCATATATTAAAAGTAAGGGTAACAACTCTATTGTTGCAGGTGGTGCTGCGCTGCTTAGTAACCTTGCTTACTTTGCAGGAGAGCAACAAATTAGTGGACTTGAGTTTCTAGTTGGAATTCCAGGAACAGTTGGTGGCGGAATAGAAATGAATGCAGGTGCATATGGTAGTGATATCGCAAGCGTTGTACAATCCATAAAAGCAGTGAACCTAGAGGATGGAAACCTATATGAATTCTCCAGCAAAGAAATGGGATATTTTTATCGTGGACATAGCCTAAAAGGAAATTGGATTTTTGTTGAAGCTGAGTTTAAAGGAGTAAACTCAGAGTATGAGATTATACTCAGCAGGTTAAAGGAAATTGTTGAGAGAAAAAATAAAAGCCAGCCAACGAGAGGAAAAACTGCTGGGTGCATATTCAAAAATCCAAAAAACTACCGAGCATGGGAGTTAATTGATAAATCTGGCTGCCTAGGGCTGAATATTGGTGGAGCTAGAATCTCTCAGAAACATTGTAACTTCTTGCTCAATTACGATAATGCAACTGCATCTGACTTGGAAAACCTTGGCAATAGAGTAAAAGATGCAGTGAAGGATAAATTTAATATTGAACTTGAGTGGGAGATAAGGGTTTTGGGTTGCTATTAG
- a CDS encoding dicarboxylate/amino acid:cation symporter: MHKFAILFSVLLAVVAYYLNNEVIFEVAKLFSDIFISLLKLISLPLVFLSIVSTISGLKDSIEIKILLKKTLFYTLLTTIIAAFVALSFYLLIDPARKNFISNTIESVNSNNHSYFSYLKSLIPSNFVQVFLENNVIGSILIAFLMGGAIISLSKEKQDILHQIFSALFDTLLKIAQGLLKFIPLAVWSFITCFLHELKGGNEFYNLLWYFVCIMSANFVQAFLILPLLMWYKGISPIQTLRGVMPALTLAFFSKSSSATLPTTIDCVQNKLKVPKKLSSFILPICTTINMNACAAFILITVMFVAEMNGYAFSLSEMLIWIFLATGAAIGNAGVPMGCYFMATSYLVSMNVPLHIMGLILPIYTIIDMFETAINVWSDICITQIINKECNSET; encoded by the coding sequence ATGCATAAGTTTGCAATACTCTTTTCTGTACTGCTTGCGGTAGTTGCTTACTATTTAAATAATGAAGTGATATTTGAAGTAGCAAAGCTATTTAGTGACATATTTATCAGCTTGCTCAAATTAATAAGTTTACCTCTGGTTTTTCTATCAATAGTTTCCACAATTTCAGGGCTCAAGGACTCAATTGAAATTAAAATCTTACTTAAGAAAACACTATTTTATACGCTGCTTACAACTATTATAGCTGCGTTTGTTGCATTATCGTTTTACCTGTTAATAGACCCAGCAAGAAAAAATTTCATAAGTAATACAATAGAGAGTGTTAATAGCAATAACCACAGTTATTTTTCATATTTGAAATCACTCATTCCTTCGAATTTTGTGCAAGTTTTTCTTGAAAATAACGTTATTGGTAGCATATTGATCGCTTTTTTGATGGGTGGAGCTATTATTTCACTTTCAAAAGAAAAGCAGGATATATTACATCAAATATTCTCTGCACTTTTCGATACGTTACTTAAAATTGCTCAAGGGTTATTAAAATTTATTCCGCTTGCTGTTTGGTCTTTTATTACATGTTTTTTGCATGAATTAAAAGGTGGTAACGAGTTCTACAATCTTTTATGGTATTTTGTTTGCATAATGTCTGCAAATTTTGTACAGGCATTTCTGATTTTACCGCTGCTTATGTGGTATAAAGGCATATCACCAATTCAAACGCTAAGGGGGGTTATGCCAGCGTTGACGCTCGCATTTTTCTCTAAGTCATCCAGTGCAACGCTGCCTACAACCATAGACTGTGTGCAAAACAAGCTAAAGGTGCCAAAGAAATTATCATCTTTTATTTTACCAATATGCACAACAATTAACATGAATGCATGTGCTGCATTTATACTAATCACTGTGATGTTTGTTGCAGAAATGAACGGATACGCATTTTCCTTGAGCGAAATGTTGATATGGATTTTTTTAGCTACAGGGGCTGCAATTGGCAATGCTGGAGTGCCGATGGGGTGCTATTTTATGGCAACTAGTTATCTCGTATCGATGAATGTTCCTCTGCATATTATGGGACTGATTTTGCCTATTTACACGATCATCGATATGTTTGAAACTGCAATAAATGTGTGGTCTGATATTTGTATCACTCAGATAATTAATAAAGAATGTAATAGTGAAACTTAA
- the pyrE gene encoding orotate phosphoribosyltransferase — MILDENNLIIKEFKEAEAILHGHFVLSSGLHSNTYIQCAKIFENPSRAIKVCALLADKIKKELNSSIDLILSPAIGGIIVGYEIGRQLGMKTMFCERVNGKFELRRGFKIKKGEKILLIEDVITTGKSSLEAVKCAEGEGGKVVAEASLIKRNSETKLPFPVISLIELNIKNYSEKELPSELKQLPITKPGSREYLTK; from the coding sequence ATGATATTAGACGAAAATAACCTAATAATAAAAGAATTTAAAGAAGCAGAAGCAATTTTGCATGGGCATTTTGTTTTATCTTCTGGATTGCATAGCAATACATATATACAATGCGCTAAAATTTTTGAAAATCCAAGCAGAGCCATAAAAGTTTGCGCATTACTGGCAGATAAAATAAAAAAAGAATTAAATAGCTCCATAGATTTAATATTATCTCCTGCAATTGGTGGAATAATTGTGGGTTATGAGATTGGTAGGCAGCTTGGAATGAAGACAATGTTTTGCGAGCGCGTTAATGGTAAGTTCGAATTACGCCGTGGGTTTAAGATCAAAAAGGGTGAGAAAATATTACTTATCGAGGATGTAATAACCACAGGTAAATCTTCGCTTGAAGCAGTGAAATGTGCAGAAGGGGAGGGAGGTAAAGTTGTTGCTGAAGCTTCTCTAATAAAGAGGAATAGTGAAACGAAACTGCCTTTTCCTGTCATATCTTTGATTGAACTGAACATCAAAAATTACAGCGAGAAAGAACTTCCAAGTGAATTAAAACAACTACCCATAACCAAACCTGGGAGTAGGGAATATTTAACAAAGTAA
- the typA gene encoding translational GTPase TypA → MNEFKSIRNIAIIAHVDHGKTTLLDNMLKQSGTFRENQEVQERVMDSGDQERERGITILAKCTSIMWGDEKINIIDTPGHADFGGEVERVLCMADGVLLLVDAAEGPMPQTKFVLSKALKANLKPIVIINKVDRPDSRIDEVLNEIYELFFNLDATNEQLDFPVLYASGRNGWCAKELSDERKDLSPLFSTVIDYIKPSVYDQNAPFAMLVTLLESDKFLGRILTGKVYQGVAKVNSDLKVLDLDGKVIERGRLTKLLSFSGLKRIPVEQAVAGDIIAIAGLEKASVSDTIAAPEVTTAVSSTPVDPPTMAITLSVNDSPFAGQEGTKLTSTVIKDRLYAEAETNVAITVTPATSGDAFEVGGRGELQLGVLIENMRREGFELSVSRPRVLFKEEGGKKLEPIEEVVIDVDDEYSGIIMEKLSFRKGEVTDMRPSGNGRTRLTFLVPSRGLIGYQGEFLTDSRGTGIINRLFHSYAPHRGPISGRRNGVLISTDKGEAVAYAIFNLQDRGIMFIKPQDKVYCGMVVGQHSRDNDLEINVLKGKQLTNVRASGSDEAIKLTPPKIMTLEDMIAYIDDDELVEVTPKSIRLRKKFLDPNERKRAGRAKNKE, encoded by the coding sequence ATGAACGAATTTAAATCGATCCGAAATATAGCAATAATCGCACACGTTGACCACGGTAAAACTACTTTGCTTGATAATATGTTAAAACAAAGTGGTACGTTCCGCGAGAATCAAGAAGTTCAAGAGCGAGTGATGGATAGTGGTGACCAAGAGCGTGAACGCGGAATTACAATACTTGCAAAATGTACATCAATAATGTGGGGCGATGAAAAAATCAATATTATTGACACACCAGGACATGCAGACTTTGGTGGAGAAGTAGAAAGGGTATTGTGCATGGCAGATGGCGTGTTGCTGCTGGTTGATGCTGCAGAAGGTCCCATGCCACAAACAAAATTTGTGCTCTCAAAAGCACTAAAAGCAAATTTGAAGCCAATTGTGATAATCAATAAGGTCGACCGACCAGACAGCAGAATTGATGAAGTATTAAATGAAATATATGAGTTATTTTTTAACCTTGATGCAACCAACGAGCAGCTAGATTTTCCAGTACTCTATGCTTCTGGTAGAAATGGTTGGTGTGCTAAGGAGCTTTCTGATGAAAGAAAAGATTTAAGCCCATTATTTTCAACGGTTATAGATTATATAAAACCTTCTGTTTATGATCAAAATGCCCCTTTTGCTATGTTGGTCACTCTACTTGAGTCTGATAAGTTTCTTGGCAGAATATTGACAGGAAAGGTTTATCAGGGCGTTGCAAAAGTCAATTCGGATCTTAAGGTGCTTGACCTCGATGGCAAAGTAATTGAACGAGGAAGATTAACTAAGTTGCTCTCATTTTCTGGCTTAAAACGCATTCCAGTAGAACAAGCTGTGGCAGGAGACATAATTGCAATTGCAGGGCTTGAAAAAGCTTCAGTTTCTGACACTATAGCAGCACCAGAGGTTACAACTGCAGTGAGCTCAACTCCAGTTGATCCGCCAACAATGGCAATTACTCTGAGTGTGAATGATTCACCTTTTGCTGGACAAGAAGGTACAAAACTTACCTCAACTGTTATAAAGGACCGTTTATATGCAGAGGCAGAAACGAATGTTGCAATTACTGTGACTCCTGCCACAAGTGGTGACGCATTTGAAGTAGGTGGACGTGGTGAGCTGCAGCTTGGAGTGTTAATTGAAAATATGAGAAGGGAGGGATTTGAGCTTTCGGTATCACGCCCTCGAGTGTTGTTTAAAGAAGAAGGCGGTAAAAAACTTGAGCCTATAGAGGAAGTAGTCATTGATGTAGATGATGAATATAGTGGAATTATCATGGAAAAACTCAGCTTCCGAAAAGGTGAAGTGACTGACATGAGACCTTCTGGTAATGGCAGGACAAGATTAACGTTTTTAGTGCCATCAAGAGGATTAATTGGTTATCAAGGAGAGTTTTTAACTGATTCTCGGGGCACAGGCATAATCAACCGTTTATTTCATAGTTATGCTCCACATAGAGGTCCAATTTCTGGAAGGCGTAATGGTGTATTAATTTCTACAGATAAGGGTGAAGCAGTAGCATATGCAATTTTTAATTTGCAAGATAGGGGAATTATGTTTATCAAACCACAGGATAAGGTATATTGTGGCATGGTTGTTGGCCAGCATAGCCGTGACAATGATTTGGAGATAAATGTGCTAAAAGGTAAACAATTAACCAATGTAAGAGCTTCAGGTAGTGATGAAGCCATAAAACTCACTCCTCCAAAGATAATGACACTGGAGGATATGATAGCGTATATAGATGATGATGAATTGGTAGAAGTAACTCCAAAATCTATACGTTTACGCAAGAAATTCCTCGATCCAAATGAACGCAAACGTGCAGGAAGGGCAAAAAATAAGGAGTAA
- a CDS encoding twin-arginine translocase TatA/TatE family subunit has product MSLGPWQLFLVLIIILVLFGAGKLPQVMGDLGKGIKNLKQELKDSEKLSSNEPDR; this is encoded by the coding sequence ATGAGTTTAGGACCATGGCAATTGTTTCTAGTCTTAATAATAATTTTAGTTCTGTTTGGTGCAGGCAAATTACCGCAAGTTATGGGTGATTTAGGAAAAGGCATCAAGAATCTTAAACAGGAGCTTAAGGACTCAGAAAAATTATCGTCTAACGAACCAGATCGTTAG